One region of Luteolibacter yonseiensis genomic DNA includes:
- a CDS encoding pentapeptide repeat-containing protein, with translation MADVPANGSLQTSETFRENWSDRTVGRVEFCGCEFRNCTFERTVFSDCSFEDCLFDTCDLTLAGIVGSSFSSVTFRNCKLHGIAWHKVGFSFDASFLDSQLDYSSFFGMKLNKIRFTGSRLKEVTFVDAVAREADFSRCEFKDTVFLQTDLSRADFTGARNYAIDVRENQVKGAKFDLPEAVSLLSSFGIRIV, from the coding sequence ATGGCTGACGTCCCGGCAAACGGCTCTCTTCAAACTTCGGAAACATTCAGGGAAAACTGGAGCGACCGGACGGTCGGACGCGTCGAGTTCTGCGGCTGTGAATTCAGAAACTGCACCTTCGAGCGCACCGTTTTCAGCGACTGCTCGTTCGAGGACTGCTTGTTTGATACATGCGACCTCACCCTCGCCGGCATCGTTGGTTCGAGTTTCAGCTCCGTGACATTCCGGAACTGCAAGCTCCACGGCATCGCCTGGCACAAGGTGGGTTTTTCGTTCGATGCCTCGTTCCTGGACTCCCAGCTCGACTACTCCAGCTTCTTCGGCATGAAGCTGAACAAGATCCGCTTCACCGGCAGCCGGCTGAAGGAGGTCACCTTTGTGGACGCCGTCGCCCGCGAGGCGGATTTTTCCCGCTGCGAGTTCAAGGACACCGTCTTTCTCCAGACGGACCTGAGCCGCGCGGATTTCACAGGAGCGAGGAACTATGCCATCGACGTCCGGGAAAACCAGGTCAAGGGCGCGAAGTTCGATCTCCCGGAGGCGGTGAGCCTGCTGTCCAGCTTCGGCATCAGGATCGTGTGA